From Corynebacterium sp. BD556, the proteins below share one genomic window:
- the mfd gene encoding transcription-repair coupling factor, whose translation MTETIPMLSGLLAAALKDPKLQGLVNNVGEGSLHITGIDQVRSWAAAALARERSVLLVTATSHEAEDLTAELKALIGSENVAQLPSLETLPHERLSPAADVVGKRAKVLWEMPRVIVAAARAACQPVLPPVKPVSIKVDGEYDFEELSRSAVDLAYKHVDMVAQRGEFATRGGIIDIFPTTFAHPVRLEFWGDEVTDMRTFAVADQRTIADIERVDLYPARQLLIDDAVAARAKQLLENYPANPTLVQMLTRISEKTYVDGMEALIPALTDQPFAAVPELLDKGSIVLVTSPEKVRSRIKDLENTDREFLEAGWEAAAMGAAGPVAVEGLDVSASSYRSYESLQASARQAGNAWWTFAPPGMFSADDSETLPLEFEAAPAPKGDTKAIEQLYATLKLHVMTNGASAAFIAPGKGTVERMAERLREHGISARLASAGMEPVEGAVTLYQALSHAGVVFPHPNLVVVTETDITGNRVGDLSNAKRRAPRRRNRVDPLALKPGDFVVHDTHGIGKFVKMAERTVKAGDEDSRREYIVLEYQPAKRGQPNDQLWVPMESLDLLSRYSGGEQPSLSKMGGSDWKKTKSKARAAVREIAGELIELYAKRQAAPGHAFAPDTAWQQEMEDAFPFVETEDQLTAIEAVKEDMEKPTPMDRVIVGDVGFGKTEVAVRAAFKAVQDGKQVAVLVPTTLLAQQHFSTFNQRMEGFGVTVRELSRFSSTKESKEIFAGLADGSVDVVIGTHRLLQTGVHWKNLGLIVVDEEQRFGVEHKEHIKALKSHVDVLTMTATPIPRTLEMSLTGIREMTSITTPPEDRHPVLTYVGPQEDKQIAAAIRRELLRDGQIFYIHNRVSDIEKTARQLRELVAEARVVVAHGQMSEQVLEQTVQGFWNREYDVLVCTTIVETGLDIANANTLIVENAQNMGLSQLHQLRGRVGRSRERAYAYFLYPKDKTLTETSYDRLATIAQNNELGSGIAVAQKDLEMRGAGNVLGAQQSGHIAGVGFDMYVRLVGEAVETFKSMMTGQPLDATDKGPKEIRIDLPVDAHIPETYINSERLRLEVYRKLAEARDDAALSKVKEEMTDRFGPLPTPVDYLMAVARLRHQARKAGVANILVQGTRIKFQPVELPDSKQVRLKRLYPGANFRAAAKAVQIPFPRVDKGVNQPTLRDVDLLQWVADFLSDMFDVEKTSVTGVAPGEEKKKVFSLSE comes from the coding sequence ATGACTGAGACCATTCCCATGCTCAGCGGTCTTTTGGCTGCTGCGCTTAAGGATCCGAAGCTGCAGGGGCTGGTCAACAACGTGGGGGAGGGATCCCTTCACATTACGGGTATCGACCAGGTGCGCAGTTGGGCTGCGGCGGCGCTTGCCCGCGAGAGGTCAGTGCTGTTGGTGACTGCCACCAGTCATGAGGCTGAGGATCTCACTGCGGAGTTAAAGGCTCTGATTGGGTCGGAGAATGTGGCCCAGTTGCCTTCGCTGGAGACGTTGCCGCATGAAAGGTTGTCGCCGGCTGCGGATGTCGTCGGCAAGCGTGCGAAGGTTTTGTGGGAGATGCCGCGCGTGATCGTTGCTGCGGCTCGTGCGGCGTGCCAGCCGGTGTTGCCGCCGGTGAAGCCGGTGAGCATTAAGGTTGATGGGGAGTACGACTTTGAGGAGTTGAGTCGCAGCGCGGTCGATTTAGCTTACAAGCATGTGGATATGGTTGCGCAGCGTGGTGAGTTCGCTACGCGCGGCGGGATCATCGACATCTTTCCGACGACTTTCGCTCACCCTGTCCGCCTCGAGTTTTGGGGCGATGAGGTCACCGACATGCGCACGTTCGCGGTGGCTGACCAGCGCACCATCGCTGATATTGAACGCGTCGATTTGTATCCGGCTCGGCAGTTGCTTATCGACGACGCCGTCGCAGCCCGAGCCAAGCAACTGCTTGAGAATTACCCAGCGAATCCGACACTGGTGCAGATGCTTACCCGCATTTCGGAAAAGACCTACGTTGATGGGATGGAGGCGCTCATCCCAGCGCTGACAGATCAGCCTTTCGCGGCGGTGCCGGAGCTACTTGACAAAGGTTCGATTGTGCTGGTGACTTCCCCGGAAAAGGTGCGCTCACGCATCAAGGATCTGGAAAACACCGACCGGGAGTTTTTGGAGGCGGGATGGGAAGCCGCCGCAATGGGCGCGGCAGGCCCGGTGGCGGTGGAAGGACTTGATGTCTCGGCAAGTTCCTACCGTTCGTACGAGTCCTTGCAGGCCTCCGCCCGTCAAGCAGGCAATGCTTGGTGGACTTTCGCGCCACCAGGTATGTTCAGCGCTGACGACTCGGAGACTTTGCCGTTGGAGTTTGAGGCCGCGCCGGCACCGAAGGGCGACACGAAAGCGATTGAGCAGCTCTACGCCACGTTGAAGCTCCATGTTATGACCAACGGAGCGTCGGCGGCGTTTATCGCCCCAGGCAAGGGCACCGTTGAGCGCATGGCGGAGCGTCTGCGCGAGCACGGCATCTCGGCGCGTCTCGCCTCCGCAGGGATGGAGCCAGTTGAAGGGGCGGTGACTCTTTATCAGGCGCTGTCGCACGCGGGGGTGGTTTTTCCGCATCCGAACCTGGTTGTGGTCACAGAGACGGATATAACCGGCAACCGAGTAGGTGACCTGTCCAACGCGAAACGCCGCGCCCCGCGCCGCCGCAATCGTGTGGATCCACTTGCTCTGAAACCAGGTGATTTCGTGGTGCATGACACGCACGGCATCGGCAAGTTCGTGAAAATGGCGGAGCGCACCGTTAAAGCTGGTGACGAGGACTCGCGCCGAGAATACATCGTGTTGGAATACCAGCCGGCCAAGCGTGGACAACCGAACGACCAACTGTGGGTGCCCATGGAGTCGCTTGATCTTTTGAGTAGATATTCGGGCGGGGAACAGCCGTCGTTAAGCAAAATGGGCGGATCAGACTGGAAGAAAACGAAAAGCAAAGCGCGCGCCGCCGTCCGCGAGATCGCAGGCGAGCTGATCGAGCTCTACGCCAAACGCCAAGCCGCGCCCGGCCACGCTTTCGCCCCCGATACTGCCTGGCAGCAAGAAATGGAGGACGCTTTCCCTTTCGTCGAGACGGAAGACCAGCTCACAGCCATTGAGGCCGTCAAGGAGGACATGGAAAAGCCCACGCCCATGGACCGCGTAATCGTCGGCGATGTGGGCTTCGGCAAAACCGAGGTGGCGGTCCGCGCCGCGTTCAAGGCGGTACAGGATGGCAAACAGGTGGCGGTGCTCGTACCCACTACGCTGCTTGCCCAACAGCACTTCTCCACCTTCAACCAACGCATGGAAGGCTTCGGAGTCACCGTGCGGGAGTTGTCGCGTTTTAGCAGCACGAAAGAGTCGAAGGAGATCTTCGCCGGGCTTGCCGACGGCTCCGTTGACGTCGTCATCGGCACCCACCGCTTGCTGCAAACCGGTGTGCATTGGAAAAACCTCGGGTTGATCGTAGTAGATGAGGAGCAGCGCTTCGGCGTGGAGCACAAAGAGCACATCAAGGCGTTGAAATCGCATGTCGATGTTCTCACGATGACCGCCACTCCCATCCCGCGCACCCTTGAGATGTCACTGACCGGTATCCGCGAGATGACCTCAATTACCACCCCGCCGGAGGACCGCCACCCAGTTCTTACCTACGTGGGCCCGCAGGAGGACAAACAAATCGCGGCAGCGATTCGCCGCGAGCTGCTTCGCGACGGCCAAATTTTCTACATCCACAACAGAGTCTCCGACATCGAAAAAACCGCTCGCCAACTGCGCGAACTCGTGGCGGAGGCGCGGGTGGTGGTCGCCCACGGCCAAATGTCGGAGCAGGTCCTCGAACAGACCGTACAGGGTTTCTGGAACCGTGAATACGACGTGTTGGTGTGCACCACGATCGTGGAAACTGGCCTCGATATCGCCAACGCCAATACCCTAATTGTGGAAAACGCCCAGAACATGGGCTTGAGTCAGTTGCACCAGCTACGCGGCCGCGTGGGACGCTCCCGAGAACGCGCCTACGCGTACTTTCTCTACCCAAAGGACAAAACGCTCACCGAGACCTCCTACGACCGCCTGGCCACCATCGCCCAAAACAACGAGCTGGGCTCAGGCATCGCCGTGGCACAAAAAGACCTGGAGATGCGCGGCGCCGGAAACGTGCTCGGTGCACAACAGTCCGGCCACATCGCCGGAGTCGGTTTCGACATGTATGTTCGCTTGGTAGGTGAGGCTGTAGAGACCTTCAAATCGATGATGACAGGGCAGCCCCTCGACGCCACCGACAAAGGACCGAAGGAAATCCGCATCGATTTGCCTGTCGACGCCCACATTCCCGAAACCTACATCAACTCAGAACGTCTCCGCCTCGAGGTCTACCGCAAACTCGCCGAGGCGCGTGACGACGCTGCCCTCAGCAAAGTCAAGGAGGAAATGACCGACCGTTTCGGACCGCTTCCCACCCCAGTGGACTACCTCATGGCGGTGGCTCGCCTGCGCCACCAGGCCCGCAAAGCCGGGGTGGCGAACATTTTGGTTCAGGGAACCCGCATCAAGTTTCAGCCTGTTGAGCTTCCCGACTCCAAACAGGTCCGCCTCAAACGCCTTTACCCGGGGGCGAACTTCCGCGCCGCCGCCAAGGCTGTGCAAATTCCTTTCCCGCGGGTGGACAAAGGTGTCAACCAGCCCACGCTTCGTGACGTCGACCTGCTTCAATGGGTCGCCGACTTCCTTTCCGACATGTTCGACGTGGAGAAAACTTCCGTAACCGGGGTGGCACCAGGCGAAGAAAAGAAAAAAGTGTTCAGCCTCAGCGAGTAG